DNA from Leptospira saintgironsiae:
AAAAACAAAAAGTTCGGCAGGGTTTCCCCGAACGATTACGTTCTAAACGTATGCCCACGTTGCCTTTATACTGCATTTCCTAAGGACTGGTCAAGCCTAGATGCGGATGAGCTCGCAAAATTGAGAGAATCTGCAGAGATCAGGCGTAAAAACATAGAGTCCATCATGGGACCTACTGACTTTTACCAAGAACGAAATCTGATCCTGGGAGCCGCATCTTATCTATTAGCGATAGAATGTTACCAATCCAGAAAAGTGACAGTAGCTCCTACACCTAAAAAAGCAGTCTGCGCTGTTCGAGGTGCTTGGTACTTCGATGATGTGAACACCGAATTTCCAGGTTTGGGCTATGATAAGATCCGGGACCTTCTATACCAAAAGTCTGCGGGCTGGTATACGGACACAATGGAAATCATGCAATCCGGTTCAGAACCAGTAGATGCTGCTTCCTACCTACTCGGACCTGATACAGATAAAAACTGGGGATTTGACGGAGTTATTTATCTTTCCGCATATCTCACAATGAAGTTCAAGGAAGAACTTGCATCGGACGCTGCTTCTAAACTGAACCTTCTAATCCGTGCCAAAAGAACTCTTTCTAGATTATACGGTTCAGGTAAGGCTTCTAAGTCCAAACCTTCCGTGATCATTGATATGGCCAAAGAACTCTATGATGAATATAATAAGATCATAGAGGAAATGGGCGGAGAAAAATAAGATAATTGTCTCTCCCTTCTCCCCATAGTCTTATTCCATCCCACTCTTGTTCCCGACTATGACTGAAGATCCTAGAAACTATGCCCTACTGATCGAATTCGATGGTGGATGTTTTTTCGGATACCAAAGCCAAAAACAATCCCCCACAGTTCAGGAAGAAATAGAGAAGGCTCTGGAAATACTTCTAAAAAAACAAACCAGGATCTGGGGTGCGGGAAGAACAGACACTGGTGTCCACGCCAGGGGAATGATTGTAAACTTTAAGACGGATTCCCCTATTCCTAACCTGTCGAAGTTCCTACTTGGAATGAATGCACTCACCGACCGAGGTCTGGCTATCCATGAGATCACAGAAGTTCCGTTAAACTTCAATTCTCAGTTTTCCTGTACAGCAAGAGAATACGAATACCTTTTGGTAAACGCAAGGTTCCCAAGACCAGTTTGGAAAAACAGAGCATTCTGGTACCAACATCGGATTGACGTTTCCCGCTTAAGAGAAGAACTGGAACTACTAAAGGGAGAGCATGACTTTCGAAGCCTGGCAAAAGCGACTTCGATGCGGAACCGTAGGACAACTAATCGGGTCATTTATGATGCTAACCTTATAGAAAGTGAAGAAGAGCCCGGACTTCTTCGTTTACGGATCAAGGCAAACGGTTTCCTCCATAATATGGTCAGGATCCTGACCGGAACACTTTTTGAAATAGCGATAGAGAAGCGCAAAGAGACGAATATATTGAAAATACTTTCTTCCAAAGATAGAACCATAGCAGGGATCACTCTCCCCCCTTACGGATTGTATTTTCTAAAAGCATACTACGATTCTTTTCCTGAGATAGATCGTATGTACCAAAACAGGAAAGAATTCGGCGGGGTTCCTAGATGAAAAAACTACTGCCGATTGCATTTTTACTTTTTCCATGGGCGCAAACATTCGCTTATCCAGACCAACTGGATAATAAAACTGTAAAATACCTGGGAGGAAACCCTGTTTCTCCTCCTATGGATTTTAATAAAATCGGAAACAGTTTTAAGAATGGAGAATTGATCCTGGCACAAGCAAGTGGAAATCTACCTTCTTCCGGACTTACTCGCTCTGATAAAAAAGAAGGCTCAGACGACGAAGAATTAGAGGAAGAACTTCCTTCATTCTATGATAATAGAAAACAGGAAATCGGCGCCTGGGTTGGTGCCTCTAACCCATTTCCTGGATCAGAAGCTCAGAAATATTTAGATACCACTTTGGGCGGTGGATTTTTTTACAGAGTTCCTTGGCCTTGGATCTTTTATGTAGAAGTAGGAGCTTCCTACTCTAACTATTTGTCCAGATCGGAAAGAGCTCTTACTACAATCCCGGTATATTCTGCCCTATGTTATAAACTTCCATTCGAACTTCCGATCACATTTATGGTAAAGGCAGGGTTTGGAGAAACCTATGTGGTTGCAAGACCCG
Protein-coding regions in this window:
- a CDS encoding DUF2225 domain-containing protein, with product MTATALAQGKKISFRNKEDTVCPICSEVHQRESMFQGGGRLIAGKLTQELRRLYEKNKKFGRVSPNDYVLNVCPRCLYTAFPKDWSSLDADELAKLRESAEIRRKNIESIMGPTDFYQERNLILGAASYLLAIECYQSRKVTVAPTPKKAVCAVRGAWYFDDVNTEFPGLGYDKIRDLLYQKSAGWYTDTMEIMQSGSEPVDAASYLLGPDTDKNWGFDGVIYLSAYLTMKFKEELASDAASKLNLLIRAKRTLSRLYGSGKASKSKPSVIIDMAKELYDEYNKIIEEMGGEK
- the truA gene encoding tRNA pseudouridine(38-40) synthase TruA — protein: MTEDPRNYALLIEFDGGCFFGYQSQKQSPTVQEEIEKALEILLKKQTRIWGAGRTDTGVHARGMIVNFKTDSPIPNLSKFLLGMNALTDRGLAIHEITEVPLNFNSQFSCTAREYEYLLVNARFPRPVWKNRAFWYQHRIDVSRLREELELLKGEHDFRSLAKATSMRNRRTTNRVIYDANLIESEEEPGLLRLRIKANGFLHNMVRILTGTLFEIAIEKRKETNILKILSSKDRTIAGITLPPYGLYFLKAYYDSFPEIDRMYQNRKEFGGVPR